A genomic segment from Pseudomonas sessilinigenes encodes:
- a CDS encoding amidohydrolase, whose translation MNHNAIADLILFNGRLHTVDRANPRATAVAIKDGRFIAVGDDAQAMALRGSSTQVIDLKGRTVIPGLNDSHLHLIRGGLNYNLELRWEGVPSLADALRLLKEQAQRTPAPQWVRVVGGWNEFQFAEKRMPTLEELNQAAPDTPVFVLHLYDRALLNRAALRVVGYDRHTPNPPGGEIVRDGNGNPTGMLIARPNAMILYATLAKGPKLPLEYQVNSTRQFMRELNRLGVTSAIDAGGGFQNYPDDYQVIEQLAAQQQLTVRIAYNLFTQKPKQELADFKNWTSSVRYGQGDDFLRHNGAGEMLVFSAADFEDFLEPRPDLPQDMEQELEPVVRHLVEQRWPFRLHATYDESISRMLDVFEKVDRDIPFNGLPWFFDHAETISPRNIERVRALGGGIAIQDRMAFQGEYFVDRYGAKAAEMTPPIQRMLAEGIPVGAGTDATRVSSYNPWTSLYWMVSGKTVGGLALYPQGLDRDTALELYTHGSAWFSSEQGKKGQLKVGQLADLVALSADYFSVEEEAIKWIESLLTVVDGKVVHAAGDFHSLAPPSLPVTPDWSPVAKVPGHWKPAAPLSAQLHQCSGPCAVHAHGHERARLAKVPVSDFQGFWGAFGCSCFAF comes from the coding sequence ATGAACCACAACGCAATTGCCGATCTGATCCTGTTCAACGGCCGCCTGCATACCGTGGACCGGGCCAACCCTCGGGCCACGGCCGTGGCGATCAAGGACGGGCGCTTCATCGCCGTGGGCGACGATGCCCAGGCCATGGCCTTGCGCGGCAGCAGCACCCAGGTCATCGACCTCAAGGGGCGTACGGTGATCCCCGGGCTCAACGACTCGCACCTGCACCTGATCCGCGGTGGCCTCAACTACAACCTGGAGCTGCGCTGGGAAGGCGTGCCGTCGCTGGCCGATGCCCTGCGCCTGCTCAAGGAACAGGCCCAGCGCACCCCGGCACCGCAGTGGGTGCGGGTGGTCGGCGGCTGGAACGAATTCCAGTTCGCCGAAAAACGCATGCCAACCCTGGAAGAGTTGAACCAGGCGGCACCGGATACCCCGGTATTCGTCCTGCACCTCTACGACCGGGCGCTGCTCAACCGCGCCGCGCTGCGGGTGGTGGGCTACGATCGCCATACCCCGAACCCGCCGGGCGGCGAGATCGTCCGTGATGGCAACGGCAATCCCACCGGCATGCTGATCGCCCGGCCCAACGCGATGATCCTCTACGCCACCCTGGCCAAGGGGCCCAAGTTGCCGCTGGAGTACCAGGTCAACTCCACCCGCCAGTTCATGCGTGAGCTCAATCGCCTTGGGGTCACCAGTGCCATCGATGCGGGTGGCGGCTTCCAGAACTACCCGGACGACTACCAGGTGATCGAGCAACTGGCGGCCCAGCAGCAATTGACGGTGCGCATCGCCTACAACCTGTTCACCCAGAAACCCAAGCAAGAACTGGCGGACTTCAAGAACTGGACCAGCAGCGTGCGCTACGGCCAGGGCGATGACTTCCTGCGGCACAACGGGGCAGGGGAGATGCTGGTGTTCTCCGCCGCCGATTTCGAGGACTTCCTCGAGCCGCGCCCCGATCTGCCTCAGGACATGGAGCAGGAGTTGGAGCCGGTGGTCCGCCATCTGGTGGAGCAGCGCTGGCCGTTCCGCCTGCATGCGACCTATGACGAATCCATTTCGCGCATGCTCGATGTTTTCGAAAAGGTCGACCGCGATATCCCCTTCAACGGCTTGCCCTGGTTCTTCGACCATGCCGAGACCATCAGCCCGCGCAATATCGAGCGGGTCCGGGCCCTGGGCGGTGGCATCGCGATCCAGGACCGCATGGCCTTCCAGGGCGAGTACTTCGTCGACCGCTATGGCGCCAAGGCGGCCGAGATGACCCCGCCGATCCAGCGCATGCTCGCCGAAGGCATTCCAGTGGGCGCCGGTACCGATGCCACCCGGGTCTCGAGCTACAACCCCTGGACCTCGTTGTACTGGATGGTCAGTGGCAAGACCGTCGGTGGCCTGGCTCTGTATCCCCAGGGCCTGGATCGCGATACCGCACTGGAGCTCTATACCCACGGCAGCGCCTGGTTCTCCTCGGAACAGGGCAAGAAAGGCCAGCTCAAGGTCGGGCAACTGGCGGATCTGGTGGCCCTGTCGGCGGACTACTTCAGCGTCGAGGAAGAGGCGATCAAGTGGATCGAGTCGCTGTTGACGGTGGTGGATGGCAAGGTGGTGCATGCCGCCGGCGACTTCCACTCGCTGGCGCCGCCCAGCTTGCCCGTGACGCCGGACTGGTCGCCGGTGGCCAAGGTGCCAGGGCATTGGAAGCCTGCCGCGCCGTTGTCGGCTCAGTTGCACCAGTGCAGCGGTCCTTGCGCGGTGCATGCCCACGGGCACGAGCGGGCTCGCCTGGCCAAGGTGCCGGTCAGCGATTTCCAGGGCTTCTGGGGCGCGTTTGGCTGCTCGTGCTTTGCCTTTTGA
- a CDS encoding antibiotic biosynthesis monooxygenase, producing the protein MNIELTDGVVTLLVRHRIKKGQEQAYETWLRQIIAKARSYPGHLGIDVVRGHSGGLGLFTSVLRFASTEQLQDWLDSDDRRQLVQQAQHLLADGDQTEVNVEREFWFTPQDSAAPAPPPRWKQACVTFLVILPLTFLVPQLWKPLFAWLPWLGGYVQANVLITLSIVLLVVYVFMPRVTRLFSRWLQPRGAA; encoded by the coding sequence ATGAATATTGAACTTACCGATGGCGTGGTCACCCTGCTGGTGCGCCACCGCATCAAGAAGGGGCAGGAGCAGGCCTATGAGACCTGGCTGCGCCAGATCATCGCCAAGGCCCGCAGTTATCCGGGGCACCTGGGGATCGATGTGGTGCGCGGCCACAGCGGCGGCCTCGGCCTCTTCACCAGCGTGCTGCGCTTTGCCAGCACCGAGCAGTTGCAAGACTGGCTGGACTCCGACGACCGTCGGCAACTGGTGCAACAGGCCCAGCACCTGCTGGCCGATGGCGACCAGACCGAGGTCAATGTCGAGCGCGAGTTCTGGTTCACCCCCCAGGACAGCGCCGCGCCGGCCCCGCCGCCGCGCTGGAAGCAAGCCTGCGTGACCTTCCTGGTGATCCTGCCGCTGACCTTCCTCGTGCCGCAGTTATGGAAGCCGCTGTTCGCCTGGCTGCCCTGGCTTGGCGGTTACGTGCAGGCCAATGTGCTGATCACCCTGAGCATCGTGCTGCTGGTGGTCTACGTTTTCATGCCTCGGGTCACCCGCCTGTTCAGCCGCTGGCTGCAACCGCGCGGCGCGGCCTGA
- a CDS encoding hydrolase — translation MSIRELLTPHNSALILIDHQPQMAFGVQSIDRQALKNNTVALAKAARIFNVPSILTSVETESFSGYIWPELLAVFPEQQPIERTSMNSWEDRHLVAAVQATGRKKLVMAALWTEVCLTFPALEALAEGYEVYIVTDASGGTSQEAHDMAVQRMVQAGAVPVTWQQVLLEYQRDWARKDTYDAVMALVLEHSGAYGMGVDYAYSMVHKAGQRRL, via the coding sequence ATGTCCATTCGTGAATTGCTCACCCCGCACAACTCGGCCCTGATCCTGATCGACCACCAGCCGCAGATGGCTTTCGGCGTGCAATCGATCGACCGCCAGGCCCTGAAGAACAACACCGTGGCCCTGGCCAAGGCCGCCAGGATCTTCAACGTACCGAGCATCCTCACCTCGGTGGAGACCGAGAGTTTCAGCGGCTACATCTGGCCGGAACTGCTGGCGGTGTTTCCCGAGCAACAGCCCATCGAACGGACCTCGATGAATTCCTGGGAGGATCGCCACCTGGTGGCGGCCGTGCAGGCCACCGGGCGCAAGAAACTGGTGATGGCGGCCCTGTGGACCGAGGTCTGCCTGACCTTCCCGGCCCTGGAGGCGTTGGCCGAGGGCTATGAGGTGTACATCGTCACCGATGCCTCCGGCGGCACCAGCCAGGAAGCCCACGACATGGCGGTGCAGCGCATGGTCCAGGCCGGCGCGGTGCCGGTGACCTGGCAGCAGGTGCTGCTCGAGTACCAGCGCGACTGGGCCCGCAAGGATACCTACGACGCAGTCATGGCCCTGGTGCTGGAGCACAGCGGTGCCTACGGCATGGGTGTCGACTATGCCTACAGCATGGTGCACAAGGCCGGGCAGCGCCGGCTGTGA